The following coding sequences are from one Triticum aestivum cultivar Chinese Spring chromosome 5A, IWGSC CS RefSeq v2.1, whole genome shotgun sequence window:
- the LOC123103659 gene encoding U-box domain-containing protein 39-like — protein MGAARPRRWRFPFQRSAPSSPSSKSLPPAPYSPARSAAAAYPEPDRKWEEEAAPPEFVCPLSGALMADPVILPSGQTYERACLQACAELSFLPPGAGSGSDAMIPNSALKAAIGSWCARSGRAAPRPPSKEAARDAVLRAMPPAAAAAAEAKSVRTRRAAMASSSNSSYSSPASAASTSTSTSSSEITPAEEDAAVKPVKEVELPVDPLEDEVVATVMDADEDVEVAAACALLRDATRGSAERRLALCTPRLLAALRRVLLIPRHASARVDATAALVNLSLEPANKVRIVRAGAVPALVEVLRSSGSAPEAREHAAGALFGLALNEENRAAIGVLGAVPPLLDLLTSPAHHPRARRDAGMAIYHLSLAAVNQSKVARFPGASKALLTVASSAVEPTPIRRLALMVICNVGACSEGRASLMDAGAVAAVSGILLSAHDDATRAALAELEECCVAAIYALSRGSLRFRGLARAAGADRALRRVAEEGTPGGVRREMARKTLRAMRGDLDEEADLTGSSLECGDGDDCGGSIVSDGLMSFRRRQREVGASSCGNTAEF, from the coding sequence ATGGGTGCCGCGCGTCCGCGGCGCTGGAGGTTCCCCTTCCAACGCAGCgcgccctcctccccctcctccaagtcCCTGCCGCCGGCCCCTTACTCGCCCGCGCGCTCCGCGGCCGCCGCCTACCCGGAGCCGGACCGGAAGTGGGAGGAGGAGGCCGCGCCGCCGGAGTTCGTGTGCCCGCTCTCCGGCGCGCTCATGGCCGACCCGGTCATCCTGCCCTCCGGCCAGACGTACGAGCGCGCCTGCCTCCAGGCCTGCGCCGAACTCTCCTTCTTGCCCCCCGGCGCGGGCTCGGGCTCTGATGCGATGATTCCAAACTCGGCCCTCAAGGCCGCCATCGGCTCCTGGTGCGCACGCTCCGGCCGCGCGGCGCCAAGGCCGCCGTCCAAAGAAGCTGCCCGGGACGCCGTGCTCCGCGCGATGCCTCCGGCCGCGGCAGCCGCGGCCGAGGCCAAGTCTGTTAGGACTAGAAGGGCGGCGATGGCGAGCTCGTCCAATTCCTCCTACTCCTCCCCGGCGTCCGCCGCGTCGACGTCGACGTCCACGTCGTCCTCGGAGATCACACCCGCGGAGGAGGATGCGGCCGTGAAGCCAGTCAAGGAGGTGGAGTTGCCGGTTGACCCGTTGGAGGATGAGGTGGTGGCGACGGTAATGGACGCGGACGAAGATGTAGAAGTGGCGGCCGCTTGTGCCCTCCTCCGGGACGCCACCCGGGGGAGCGCGGAGCGTCGGCTCGCGCTCTGCACGCCGCGGCTGCtcgcggcgctccggcgtgtgcTGCTAATCCCGCGGCACGCCTCCGCGCGGGTCGACGCGACGGCGGCGCTGGTCAACCTCTCCCTTGAGCCGGCGAACAAGGTACGCATCGTGCGCGCGGGCGCCGTGCCGGCGCTCGTCGAGGTGCTCCGCTCGAGCGGCTCGGCGCCGGAGGCGCGCGAGCACGCGGCCGGCGCGCTCTTCGGCCTGGCGCTCAACGAGGAGAACCGCGCCGCCATCGGCGTGCTGGGCGCGGTGCCTCCCCTGCTGGACCTCCTCACCTCGCCCGCCCACCACCCGCGCGCGCGCCGCGACGCCGGGATGGCGATCTACCACCTCTCGCTCGCCGCCGTCAACCAGTCCAAGGTGGCCCGCTTCCCGGGGGCATCCAAGGCCCTCCTCACCGTGGCGTCCAGCGCCGTCGAGCCGACGCCCATCCGCAGGCTGGCTCTCATGGTGATCTGCAACGTGGGCGCCTGCTCGGAGGGCCGCGCCTCGCTGATGGACGCGGGCGCCGTGGCGGCCGTGTCCGGCATCCTCCTCTCCGCCCACGACGACGCCACCCGCGCCGCGCTCGCGGAGCTGGAGGAGTGCTGCGTGGCGGCGATCTACGCGCTGAGCCGCGGCAGCCTCCGGTTCCGCGGCCTGGCGCGCGCGGCCGGCGCGGACAGGGCGCTCCGCCGCGTGGCCGAGGAGGGGACCCCGGGGGGCGTCCGGCGCGAGATGGCGAGGAAGACGCTGCGCGCCATGCGGGGCGACCTGGACGAGGAGGCGGACCTGACCGGCAGCAGCCTGGagtgcggcgacggggacgactgCGGCGGCAGCATCGTGTCCGACGGGCTCATGTCGttccggcggcggcagcgcgagGTCGGGGCCTCGTCGTGCGGCAACACCGCCGAGTTCTGA